A single Atopobiaceae bacterium DNA region contains:
- a CDS encoding DUF308 domain-containing protein → MERFMKHTKWSVILAGIALAVLGIAFLVSPGTSLELLTLMLAWLLIIVGVVALVGCIRSPLPVMGQGDFLISIIAIIFGICVLVWPGVFVAFVYTLLGILILVSGFEDVSLAFAEKRANTTWGMGMSWGWTLAFAIITIVLGLFVIVAPFTMAWAVMVVTGISLIFDGVTDVIVGIRMPKDLV, encoded by the coding sequence ATGGAACGGTTCATGAAGCACACCAAGTGGTCGGTCATCCTCGCGGGCATCGCGCTCGCCGTCCTCGGCATCGCGTTCCTCGTGAGCCCGGGGACCTCGCTCGAGCTCCTCACGCTCATGCTCGCGTGGCTGCTCATCATCGTGGGCGTGGTGGCACTCGTCGGCTGCATCCGCTCCCCGCTGCCGGTGATGGGCCAGGGGGACTTCCTGATCTCGATCATCGCCATCATCTTCGGCATCTGCGTCCTCGTGTGGCCCGGCGTCTTCGTGGCCTTCGTCTACACGCTGCTGGGCATCCTCATCCTCGTCTCGGGCTTCGAGGACGTGAGCCTGGCCTTCGCCGAGAAGCGCGCCAACACCACCTGGGGGATGGGCATGAGCTGGGGATGGACGCTCGCCTTCGCCATCATCACCATCGTCCTCGGCCTCTTCGTCATCGTGGCCCCCTTCACCATGGCCTGGGCGGTCATGGTCGTGACGGGCATCTCGCTCATCTTCGACGGCGTGACCGACGTCATCGTGGGCATCCGCATGCCCAAGGACCTCGTCTAG
- a CDS encoding glutamine synthetase III gives MPNKVREEYGSLVFNDAVMQERLPKPTYKELSHVIKEGKALDLDIANEVAHAMKEWALEKGATHFTHWFQPLTGITSEKHDGFITPKTDGTTLLTFSGKELIQGEPDASSFPSGGLRPTFEARGYTAWDPTSPAFIKDEVLCIPTAFISYNGEALDKKTPLLRSMVALEKQTKRVLALFGKTDITKVTCTIGPEQEYFLIKEEDFAARPDLILSGRTLFGCEPAKGQELEEHYFGAIRPTVNEFMKELDDELWKLGVPAKTKHNEVAPCQHELAPIYEPASVAIDNNLLTMEKMKLIASHHGLTCLEHEKPFDYVNGSGKHDNWSISADGKNLLDPSDTPEENLQFLVFLTCVIAAVDNHQDLMRASVASAGNDHRLGANEAPPAIISIFLGDDLAGVVDALINDRPYASHAREVMDLGVPQLADVRKDSTDRNRTSPFAFTGNKFEFRMCGSQQNLSDPNTVLNVAVSEMLDEFSTKMETVSEADFVAESLAWIKATLTAHQRIIFNGNGYSEEWPEEAEKRGLLNMRTTPDCLPCIVKNSNIALFAKYGVLSEPEVRARYVSKAEQYAKLLNIEAGTMVYMTHHMYLPALFEYSGDIATTVATKAELGIEAKSEKALVERLTAGIDTISAAVADLEAKNDEAKAITDCKEQDDTYRDSVIPAMDHLREAVDAMEKVCGHDYWPVPSYNKMLFYV, from the coding sequence ATGCCGAACAAGGTCAGGGAGGAATACGGGAGCCTCGTATTCAACGACGCCGTGATGCAGGAGCGGCTCCCCAAGCCCACCTATAAGGAACTCTCCCATGTCATCAAGGAGGGCAAGGCCCTCGACCTCGACATCGCCAACGAGGTCGCACACGCGATGAAGGAGTGGGCCCTCGAGAAGGGTGCCACGCACTTCACGCACTGGTTCCAGCCCCTCACCGGCATCACGTCCGAGAAGCACGACGGCTTCATCACCCCCAAGACAGACGGCACCACGCTCCTGACCTTCTCGGGCAAGGAGCTCATCCAGGGCGAGCCCGACGCGTCGAGCTTCCCCTCGGGCGGCCTACGTCCCACCTTCGAGGCCCGTGGCTACACCGCCTGGGACCCCACGAGCCCGGCCTTCATCAAGGATGAGGTCCTCTGCATCCCCACGGCCTTCATCTCGTACAACGGCGAGGCGCTCGACAAGAAGACGCCGCTGCTGCGCTCCATGGTGGCCCTCGAGAAGCAGACCAAGCGCGTGCTCGCGCTCTTCGGCAAGACCGACATCACCAAGGTCACCTGCACCATCGGCCCCGAGCAGGAGTACTTCCTCATCAAGGAGGAGGACTTCGCGGCACGCCCCGACCTCATCCTCTCGGGCCGCACCCTCTTCGGCTGCGAGCCCGCCAAGGGCCAGGAGCTCGAGGAGCACTACTTCGGCGCCATCAGGCCCACGGTCAACGAGTTCATGAAGGAGCTCGACGACGAGCTCTGGAAGCTCGGCGTGCCCGCCAAGACCAAGCACAACGAGGTCGCCCCCTGCCAGCACGAGCTCGCCCCCATCTATGAGCCGGCCTCGGTCGCCATCGACAACAACCTCCTCACCATGGAGAAGATGAAGCTCATCGCGAGCCACCACGGCCTCACCTGCCTCGAGCACGAGAAGCCCTTCGACTACGTCAACGGCTCGGGCAAGCATGACAACTGGTCCATCTCGGCAGACGGCAAGAACCTGCTCGACCCGTCCGACACCCCCGAGGAGAACCTCCAGTTCCTGGTCTTCCTCACCTGCGTCATCGCCGCGGTCGACAACCACCAGGACCTCATGAGGGCGAGCGTCGCCTCCGCCGGCAACGACCACCGTCTGGGTGCCAACGAGGCCCCTCCCGCGATCATCTCGATCTTCCTCGGCGACGACCTGGCCGGCGTGGTGGATGCCCTCATCAACGACCGTCCGTATGCCAGCCACGCGCGCGAGGTCATGGACCTCGGCGTCCCCCAGCTTGCCGACGTCCGCAAGGACAGCACCGACCGCAACCGCACGAGCCCCTTCGCCTTCACGGGCAACAAGTTCGAGTTCCGCATGTGCGGCAGCCAGCAGAACCTGTCCGACCCCAACACGGTGCTGAACGTCGCCGTGTCCGAGATGCTCGACGAGTTCTCCACCAAGATGGAGACCGTCTCCGAGGCCGACTTCGTGGCGGAGTCCCTCGCCTGGATCAAGGCCACCCTGACCGCCCACCAGCGCATCATCTTCAACGGCAACGGCTACTCGGAGGAGTGGCCGGAAGAGGCCGAGAAGCGTGGCCTGCTCAACATGCGCACCACGCCTGACTGCCTCCCCTGCATCGTGAAGAACTCCAACATCGCGCTCTTCGCGAAGTATGGGGTCCTCTCGGAGCCCGAGGTCCGCGCCCGCTACGTCTCGAAGGCCGAGCAGTACGCCAAGCTCCTGAACATCGAGGCCGGCACCATGGTCTACATGACGCACCACATGTACCTGCCGGCCCTGTTCGAGTACTCGGGTGACATCGCCACGACCGTGGCGACCAAGGCCGAGCTCGGCATCGAGGCCAAGTCCGAGAAGGCCCTCGTCGAGAGGCTCACGGCCGGCATCGACACCATCTCCGCCGCCGTGGCCGACCTCGAGGCCAAGAACGACGAGGCGAAGGCCATCACCGACTGCAAGGAGCAGGACGACACCTACCGCGACTCCGTCATCCCGGCCATGGACCACCTCCGTGAGGCCGTCGACGCCATGGAGAAGGTCTGCGGCCACGACTACTGGCCCGTGCCCTCCTACAACAAGATGCTCTTCTACGTGTAG